The following coding sequences are from one Saccharomyces cerevisiae S288C chromosome VI, complete sequence window:
- a CDS encoding gag protein (Retrotransposon TYA Gag gene co-transcribed with TYB Pol; translated as TYA or TYA-TYB polyprotein; Gag is a nucleocapsid protein that is the structural constituent of virus-like particles (VLPs); similar to retroviral Gag): protein MESQQLHQNPHSLHGSAYASVTSKEVPSNQDPLAVSASNLPEFDRDSTKVNSQQETTPGTSAVPENHHHVSPQPASVPPPQNGQYQQHGMMTPNKAMASNWAHYQQPSMMTCSHYQTSPAYYQPDPHYPLPQYIPPLSTSSPDPIDSQNQHSEVPQAETKVRNNVLPPHTLTSEENFSTWVKFYIRFLKNSNLGDIIPNDQGEIKSQMTYEEHAYIYNTFQAFAPFHLLPTWVKQILEINYADILTVLCKSVSKMQTNNQELKDWIALANLEYDGSTSADTFEITVSTIIQRLKENNINVSDRLACQLILKGLSGDFKYLRNQYRTKTNMKLSQLFAEIQLIYDENKIMNLNKPSQYKQHSEYKNVSRTSPNTTNTKVTTRNYHRTNSSKPRAAKAHNIATSSKFSRVNNDHINESTVSSQYLSDDNELSLRPATERI from the coding sequence atggaatcccaacaattacatcaaaatccacattctCTACATGGTAGCGCCTAtgcttcggttacttctaaggaagtcccatcaaatcaagatccgttagccgtttcagcttccaattTACCGGAATTTGATAGAGATTCCACTAAGGTTAATTCTCAACAAGAGACAACACCTGGGAcatcagctgttccagagaaccatcatcatgtctctcctcaacctgcttcagtaccacctCCACAGAATGGACAGTACCAACAGCACGGCATGATGACCCCAAACAAAGCTATGGCCTCTAACTGGGCACATTACCAACAACCGTCTATGATGACGTGTTCACATTATCAAACGTCACCTGCGTATTATCAACCGGACCCACACTATCCGTTGCCACAGTATATCCCACCACTGAGTACTTCCTCACCTGATCCAATCGATTCACAGAATCAACACTCTGAAGTACCTCAAGCTGAGACAAAGGTGAGAAATAACGTCTTACCACCACACACTTTaacatcagaagaaaacttttctacATGGGTTAAATTTTACAtcagatttttgaagaactcTAATCTCGGTGACATCATTCCAAATGACCAGGGTGAAATCAAAAGTCAAATGACTTATGAAGAACAtgcgtatatatacaatacCTTCCAAGCATTTGCCccatttcatttattgcCAACATGggtaaaacaaattttagaaattaatTATGCTGACATCCTTACAGTCCTTTGTAAAAGTGTGTCCAAAATGCAAACTAACAATCAAGAATTAAAGGATTGGATAGCTCTTGCCAACCTTGAGTACGACGGAAGTACATCTGCTGatacatttgaaattacaGTCAGTACGATCATTCAGAggctaaaagaaaacaatatcaatgtTAGCGACAGATTGGCCTGTCAACTAATACTTAAAGGTCTATCCGGTGACTTCAAATACCTACGTAATCAATATCGTACCAAAACGAACATGAAACTTTCCCAATTATTCGCTGAAATTCAGTTAATATATgacgaaaataaaatcatgaaTCTAAATAAACCGTCCCAATACAAACAACACAGCgaatacaaaaatgttTCTCGCACATCTCCAAACACGACTAACACAAAGGTTACAACTCGTAATTATCATAGAACAAATAGTTCAAAACCAAGAGCAGCAAAAGCTCACAATATTGCTACATCTAGTAAATTCTCAAGGGTGAACAATGATCACATTAATGAATCAACCGTTTCATCACAATACTTAAGCGATGACAACGAACTTAGTCTTAGGCCAGCAACAGAAAGAATCTAA
- the SEC4 gene encoding Rab family GTPase SEC4 (Rab family GTPase; essential for vesicle-mediated exocytic secretion and autophagy; associates with the exocyst component Sec15p and may regulate polarized delivery of transport vesicles to the exocyst at the plasma membrane; exocyst association is negatively regulated via phosphorylation by Cdc5p during cytokinesis), translated as MSGLRTVSASSGNGKSYDSIMKILLIGDSGVGKSCLLVRFVEDKFNPSFITTIGIDFKIKTVDINGKKVKLQLWDTAGQERFRTITTAYYRGAMGIILVYDVTDERTFTNIKQWFKTVNEHANDEAQLLLVGNKSDMETRVVTADQGEALAKELGIPFIESSAKNDDNVNEIFFTLAKLIQEKIDSNKLVGVGNGKEGNISINSGSGNSSKSNCC; from the coding sequence ATGTCAGGCTTGAGAACTGTTTCTGCTTCATCCGGTAATGGAAAGAGCTATGACTCTattatgaaaattttattgattgGTGATTCTGGTGTTGGGAAATCATGTTTATTGGTTCGTTTTGTTGAAGACAAATTTAACCCGTCATTTATCACCACCATTGGTattgatttcaaaataaagaCTGTCGATATCAACGGTAAGAAGGTAAAGCTGCAACTTTGGGATACCGCTGGTCAAGAACGTTTCCGGACAATCACCACAGCGTATTATCGTGGTGCTATGGGTATCATTCTTGTATATGATGTGACAGACGAGAGAACATTTACTAATATCAAGCAATGGTTTAAAACCGTTAATGAGCATGCGAACGATGAAGCACAGCTACTGTTGGTTGGTAACAAGAGCGATATGGAGACGAGAGTGGTAACAGCTGATCAAGGTGAAGCCTTGGCTAAGGAGCTGGGTATACCATTCATCGAGTCCAGTGCTAAGAACGATGACAATGTCAAcgagatttttttcaccttgGCGAAGTTaatccaagaaaaaatcgacAGTAACAAGCTTGTTGGCGTCGGTAACGGTAAAGAGGGCAATATTAGCATCAATAGTGGGAGCGGAAACAGTTCTAAATCAAATTgctgttga
- the MSH4 gene encoding MutS family protein MSH4 (Protein involved in meiotic recombination; required for normal levels of crossing over, colocalizes with Zip2p to discrete foci on meiotic chromosomes, has homology to bacterial MutS protein): MSESNLSSFISTNYFNLRSAANSSNSISKPSTKKSIRNQKSPTNISSWALKKKTLQIAETTWENNEKDSTHSHYLMTGSMASRTATSLSRYSTNASLLGPSIDCVLCCIYEVPRDISTRIGLCIINCNTGQMYLSDFMDSQIYIRVVHKLQIYQPTEILIPSSSLAPTVSKLATMIKFNVAETVKIEEGSRKCFNSQDGLAAITKYLMDDTKKDLKIEEIIDKTFALCAASAAISYMEEIISKSSRNLNAFRKLRIQFEGTENTMLIDSKTVRGLELVENKLDKNGISLWKFLDTTSTKMGQRSLRNSILQPLTDRGSIEMRLEALEELKANDDLLQKLRLEMKSLPDLDKLFSRLLCINHSAIKPDQRINYVLLLKETLQSVKSLKDALNDQLIQSRLISETKKIFNNDAIMEIEKLINSCINEDCVWASSAIQLLNQRSYAVKSDSNGLLDVSRQIYKEVKEEFFREVEDLTAKNKINLDHNYDSARGFYLRIKRQEFTDDVATLPDVFISRTIKKNYIECTTLNIIKKNARLKEVMEEILLLSEETVDELLDKIATHISELFMIAEAVAILDLVCSFTYNLKENNYTIPIFTNNLLIRDSRHPLLEKVLKNFVPNTISSTKHSSSLQIITGCNMSGKSVYLKQVALICIMAQMGSGIPALYGSFPVFKRLHARVCNDSMELTSSNFGFEMKEMAYFLDDINTETLLILDELGRGSSIADGFCVSLAVTEHLLRTEATVFLSTHFQDIPKIMSKKPAVSHLHMDAVLLNDNSVKMNYQLTQKSVAIENSGIRVVKKIFNPDIIAEAYNIHSLLKIAKARTENEDSNGVVDQKTINQMKRIHNLVAILKECAGNEKEPLTLGKLKEINSDFIENFEE; encoded by the coding sequence ATGAGTGAATCTAATCTATCTAGTTTTATCAGTACAAATTATTTCAATTTAAGGTCGGCGGCTAATTCTTCAAACTCTATTTCGAAGCCAAGTACGAAAAAGAGTATCAGGAACCAAAAATCGCCAACTAACATAAGTAGTTGGGCtctcaaaaagaaaacgctACAAATAGCAGAGACAACATGggaaaacaatgaaaaagattCAACACATAGCCATTACTTAATGACTGGATCAATGGCCTCTAGGACCGCAACCTCCTTAAGTCGATACAGCACCAACGCTTCACTCCTCGGTCCTAGTATTGACTGTGTTCTTTGTTGCATATACGAAGTGCCAAGAGACATAAGTACGCGGATTGGGTTATGTATTATCAACTGTAACACGGGACAGATGTATCTTTCAGATTTCATGGATTCACAAATTTACATTCGTGTAGTTCATAAACTCCAAATTTACCAACCTACGGAAATACTGATTCCAAGCAGTTCTCTAGCTCCAACAGTATCAAAATTAGCGacaatgataaaatttAATGTGGCCGAGACAgttaaaattgaagaggGTTCACGAAAGTGCTTCAATAGCCAAGATGGACTGGCGGCGATTACAAAGTATTTAATGGATGATACAAAAAAGGACTTGAAAATCGAGGAGATTATAGATAAAACGTTTGCTCTTTGTGCTGCATCTGCTGCGATAAGCTACATGGAAGAGATTATATCCAAAAGCAGCCGAAATTTGAATGCGTTTCGAAAACTACGTATACAGTTTGAAGGAACAGAAAATACAATGCTGATTGATTCTAAAACCGTCAGAGGTTTAGAACTTgtagaaaataaattgGATAAGAATGGCATATCACTATGGAAGTTCTTGGATACCACGTCCACTAAAATGGGACAAAGATCACTTCGGAACAGTATACTGCAGCCATTAACTGATAGGGGCAGTATCGAAATGAGACTAGAGGCCCtagaagaattgaaagCCAATGATGACCTTCTACAAAAATTAAGGCTAGAAATGAAATCATTGCCTGATCTAGATAAGTTATTTTCAAGGTTATTATGCATTAATCATTCTGCAATAAAACCTGACCAAAGAATTAATTACGTTTTGTTGCTAAAGGAAACTTTACAAAGCGTGAAGTCATTGAAAGACGCACTTAATGATCAGTTAATTCAAAGCCGTTTAATTAGCGAgaccaaaaaaatattcaataatGACGCAATtatggaaattgaaaaattaattaatAGTTGTATAAATGAAGACTGTGTCTGGGCATCCTCAGCTATACAACTACTTAACCAACGTTCATATGCTGTGAAAAGTGATTCCAATGGGCTTTTGGATGTTTCTAGACAAATCTACAAAGAGGTAAAAGAGGAATTTTTTCGTGAGGTAGAAGATCTTACCGctaaaaacaaaatcaatTTAGATCATAATTACGATTCTGCACGAGGCTTTTATCTCAGAATAAAAAGACAGGAATTTACCGATGACGTCGCTACACTTCCAGACGTATTCATTTCaagaacaataaaaaaaaattatattgAATGTACAACCctaaatataataaaaaaaaatgcgaGGTTGAAGGAAGTTATGGAAGAGATTTTACTTTTAAGTGAAGAGACAGTTGATGAACTGCTCGATAAAATTGCAACCCATATTTCTGAACTATTTATGATTGCAGAAGCAGTGGCTATCCTGGATTTGGTTTGTTCATTCACATataatttgaaagaaaataattaCACAATACCGATTTTTACAAACAATCTACTAATTCGAGATTCAAGACACCCACTACTTGAAAAGGtactaaaaaattttgtcCCTAACACCATATCAAGTACAAAACATAGCTCCAGCTTACAAATCATAACCGGATGCAACATGAGTGGAAAATCTGTTTATTTAAAACAAGTTGCCCTTATTTGCATAATGGCCCAAATGGGATCAGGTATACCGGCACTTTATGGGTCTTTTCCTGTCTTTAAACGTCTACATGCAAGAGTCTGCAATGACAGTATGGAATTAACCTCATCAAATTTTGGTTttgaaatgaaagaaatggCTTACTTTTTAGATGACATAAATACAGAAACACTGTTAATTTTAGATGAACTTGGTCGTGGTTCAAGCATCGCTGATGGGTTTTGTGTGTCTTTGGCAGTAACTGAACATTTACTTCGAACGGAGGCAACGGTATTTCTTTCTACACACTTCCAGGACATTCCTAAAATAATGTCTAAGAAGCCAGCAGTTTCCCATCTTCATATGGATGCAGTCCTTCTCAATGACAATTCTGTCAAAATGAATTATCAGTTGACCCAGAAATCTGTCGCAATAGAGAATAGTGGAATAAGggtggtaaaaaaaatattcaacCCGGATATTATTGCAGAAGCGTACAATATCCATTcgcttttgaaaattgcAAAAGCAAGGACTGAAAACGAAGATTCAAATGGCGTTGTTGATCAAAAGACCATAAAccaaatgaagagaataCACAATCTTGTAGCGATATTGAAAGAATGTGcaggaaatgaaaaagagcCCTTGACTTTAGggaaattaaaagaaataaactCCGACTTCAtcgaaaattttgaagaataa
- the VTC2 gene encoding vacuolar transporter chaperone (Regulatory subunit of vacuolar transporter chaperone (VTC) complex; involved in membrane trafficking, vacuolar polyphosphate accumulation, microautophagy and non-autophagic vacuolar fusion; important regulator of substrate invagination from the vacuolar membrane; targeted to vacuole via AP-3 pathway; VTC2 has a paralog, VTC3, that arose from the whole genome duplication) produces MLFGVKLANEVYPPWKGSYINYEGLKKFLKEDSVKDGSNDKKARWDDSDESKFVEELDKELEKVYGFQLKKYNNLMERLSHLEKQTDTEAAIKALDADAFQRVLEELLSESTELDNFKRLNFTGFAKIVKKHDKLYPKYPSVKSLLEVRLKELPSHSEEYSPLLYRISFLYNILRSNFNTASEPLASASKFSSIVSNDIDMNFRSFKFWVHNDNLMEVKTRILRHLPVLVYANVPSENDDLVNRFESDISNNDEIVGSSSSTSSVEHGLGARSFDPLINTLYFDNEHFELYNDKLLKLNSAPTLRLRWTGQLSDKPDIFLEKKTLIEDEATGKSEFDLTKLQLKQKFINGFIFEGDKKFKEQTLKKLKESGTAGRDLERLEEDFSEIQNFIIKNELQPVFRTVYTRTAFQIPGDDKIRVTIDSNIVFIKEDSFDRERPIRDPNTWHRTDIDANVANPLKFLRGGEYAKFPYSVMEIKVKSSLDSSMSASSMISNVKLPKKHGQWLNDLTNSHLVKEIPKFSIFVQGVASLYGDDEKLDILPFWLPDLETDIRQDPKQAYEEEKKKLLKQKEIQKKIDGMRRLSNLKEPQHQAAVPVSQEENERITSQGDLEADGSSDEETEQEPHSKRSKKVRRRKPKATFLRILAGRDPKLMGVDSEEEEIELPPGVKKPLNLLKNAGPVNVEAKVWLANERTFNRWLSVTSLLSVLTFSIYNSVKKAEYPTLANYMAYVYFGLTIFCALWSYSIYMKRVDIIQQRSGQHLDAPLGPVLVSIVLFVTLVVNFVMAFRNAAKSRQELQIQNLEVPERIPEVLRPLQNYLFKLMGPSSD; encoded by the coding sequence ATGCTGTTTGGAGTGAAGTTGGCTAATGAGGTTTATCCTCCTTGGAAGGGTTCTTATATTAATTATGAGggcttgaaaaaattcctgAAGGAAGATAGCGTGAAGGATGGAAGTAACGATAAGAAAGCACGCTGGGACGATTCAGATGAATCCAAGTTTGTGGAAGAGTTGGATAAGGAACTTGAAAAAGTCTATGGTTTTCAACTAAAAAAGTACAATAACTTGATGGAGAGATTGTCCCATCTGGAGAAACAAACAGATACGGAAGCAGCCATAAAGGCCTTGGACGCTGATGCATTCCAACGTGTATTGGAGGAACTGTTAAGCGAGTCTACCGAATTAGACAATTTTAAGAGATTGAACTTTACTGGGTTTGCTAAGATTGTTAAGAAACATGACAAGCTATATCCAAAGTATCCATCTGTTAAATCTTTGTTGGAAGTTAGATTAAAGGAATTGCCTTCCCATTCGGAAGAATATTCCCCATTGTTGTATcgtatttcatttttgtacAACATTTTGAGAAGTAATTTTAACACTGCATCTGAACCCTTAGCCAGCGCTTCTAAGTTTTCTAGCATTGTCAGCAATGACATAGACATGAATTTCAGAAGCTTTAAATTTTGGGTTCATAATGACAACTTAATGGAGGTCAAAACAAGAATCTTGAGACATCTTCCCGTGTTGGTCTACGCCAATGTTCCCTCCGAAAACGATGACCTGGTCAATAGATTCGAATCAGATATAtcaaataatgatgaaattgtGGGTAGTTCGAGCTCCACTAGTAGCGTAGAACATGGCTTGGGAGCGCGCTCCTTCGATCCATTAATCAACACGCTATATTTTGACAATGAGCATTTTGAATTATATAACGACAAGTTATTAAAGTTAAATTCAGCACCTACTTTAAGATTAAGGTGGACTGGCCAGTTATCTGATAAGCCGgatattttcttggaaaagaaaactctTATTGAAGACGAAGCCACTGGGAAGTCTGAATTTGATCTAACTAAATTGcaattgaaacaaaaattcATTAACGGGTTTATTTTCGAAGGTGATAAGAAATTTAAAGAAcaaactttgaaaaagttaaaagaaAGTGGTACGGCAGGGAGAGACCTGGAAAGgttagaagaagatttctCTGAGATTCAAAACTTTATTATCAAGAATGAATTGCAACCAGTTTTTAGAACTGTTTACACCAGAACTGCTTTCCAGATTCCCGGCGATGACAAGATAAGAGTAACCATTGACTCTAATATTGTATTCATCAAGGAGGATTCATTCGACAGAGAGCGTCCAATTAGAGACCCTAATACCTGGCATAGAACTGATATTGATGCCAATGTTGCAAATCCCTTGAAATTCCTGAGAGGAGGCGAGTATGCTAAGTTTCCTTATTCAGTAATGGAAATTAAAGTGAAAAGTTCATTAGATTCTTCGATGTCTGCCAGTTCTATGATTTCTAATGTAAAACTGCCTAAAAAGCATGGTCAATGGCTGAACGATTTGACAAATTCTCATTTGGTCAAAGAAATTCCAAAGTTTTCTATCTTTGTGCAAGGTGTGGCATCATTGTATggagatgatgaaaaattagataTCTTACCATTTTGGTTACCAGATTTGGAAACAGATATTAGACAGGATCCTAAGCAAGCATATGaggaggaaaagaaaaaactgttgaaacaaaaagagatacaaaagaaaattgatgGAATGAGAAGGCTTTCCAACTTAAAAGAGCCTCAACATCAAGCAGCAGTACCGGTATCTCAAGAGGAAAATGAGCGTATTACCTCTCAAGGTGATTTGGAGGCAGACGGTTCATCCGATGAGGAAACTGAGCAAGAACCTCATTCGAAAAGATCAAAGAAAGTTCGGAGAAGAAAACCCAAGGCCACTTTCTTGAGAATTTTGGCCGGTAGAGATCCAAAGTTAATGGGGGTGGattctgaagaagaagaaattgaattGCCACCTGGTGTGAAAAAACCATTaaatttgttaaaaaatGCTGGTCCTGTAAACGTGGAGGCAAAGGTTTGGCTTGCCAACGAACGTACATTTAACAGATGGTTAAGTGTCACCAGTTTATTGAGTGTTTTGACGTTCTCAATTTATAATTCTGTGAAGAAAGCCGAATACCCCACTTTGGCTAACTACATGGCATACGTATATTTTGGTCTAACGATATTCTGTGCTTTATGGTCCTATTCCATTTATATGAAAAGAGTTGATATTATTCAACAAAGAAGCGGTCAACATCTAGATGCACCACTTGGTCCAGTTTTGGTTTCTATAGTTTTATTTGTCACTTTAGTGGTTAATTTTGTTATGGCGTTTAGAAATGCAGCAAAGTCTCGTCAAGAGTTGCAAATACAGAATTTAGAAGTTCCTGAAAGAATACCAGAAGTATTAAGGCCACTTCAAAATTATCTATTCAAGTTAATGGGGCCAAGCAGTGATTAG